From the genome of Medicago truncatula cultivar Jemalong A17 chromosome 2, MtrunA17r5.0-ANR, whole genome shotgun sequence:
aaaaataatcaatattcattgttatgagtaataaaaattcttaaaaattaaattttattttgtcgaagcttttggtaaataaaatttaattatcttagttgtcaaatgatagaaaataattatttttttttaaaaaaaataattcatttattactaatattacgacttggtgtaccgatacacctaAATTTAGTGGATATATCATAGAATTTGCCATTATTTATGCCCATTTAACTTGCATATTGAGTCAAAGGCAGTTACCATTCCTCACAAGTCACAACATTAACAATTTCGTTGCTATTATTAAGCATTTATTCTTGCATGACTAAGCTATTACGGGTTGTAGGATAGAACTCCTTTTTTACGGGTAcgagagattagaagctttttatttttccaaaaccTTTGATCAGTAGCacgacaaaaacaaaatacccCTCACAAACACTACTTTGGGTTATCATCttcctaaaaatatttttccttgtCAGTTCTATATCCTCGATTCTTATCGGGAAGGGTCTGTTAAATTCTGGGGTTTAGCGTATAATTACGCAAAAAATTCTTAAGGACAGTGCGATCAGCACGTCTCAGATTATTTTCACCGTTTGTTCATTTTGTAGTTCTCTTATTGAATTGATGTTTAGAGGTGTTGATTGAGCTATGTCGGTGGACAATTCTACAACAATTTCAAGACAATAAGTttattgatatctcttttgtttatatttaattgattgttatatttatatatcgattattatttatagagataattgtATGCCTAAATTTTACAACACTTGTGTTATTTGTCATGCAGtaccttaacttaatttttgataacaatttagtcctttatttttcttttcacgGCATTATCATCCTTCCACTGTGTTTGAATATGaatttcaaacttcaaatctaTGAATTTCTCTCCCTATGAGCTCAAATTGTTCAATATATGTCATGCCCCAAAAGAAAACCATGTATTtggaatttgaaaatttatatgcaAACCAGGATGAAAGAGACAAATGAcatgaaaataagataaaagactaaaatctaagttcttttattcaattttgttattttttttttttttccgttgaGAGGAACATGCTTAATTGCTTATAACTCTTCATTAGATATCAAATTGTAAatacatttcaattttgttaagCTTATAATCtaatctctgttttttttttttcctttctctattgagcatttgtaagaaaaaaacCATTAGcacgttttttttgttgtttacaaAATTGAACTGTGAATTCTATTCTATCATACTCTTTGGTcttgattattttattcatatctATATCTTTTACAACTTCGAGTAATGGTTTGGTAcgtctatttttattttattccaaAATATGAGTAATTTATTGGCTATTCTATTAAGAATAAACATATCAAATTCATATTTCAGTAAATTAAACCTGCTTCCTTCCGACACTGTGAGGTGTGTGTTTATATTATATCCTTTTTcttgatgtaatttttttaagtgtcattttcatcaattgaatttttaataCATGTTTTCGTCAACTTGCAAGAAAAATAACTCTTCACCAAACTTCCAAGAAACAACCATATCTCAACATATATATTGAAGTGgtttttaaatgatatatgttTAATAGTATATTTTGCCTGTAAAAGAAGTATATTCTGATAGtgcattgaattttttatttatcttgaaTTGGTAGACCAAAATTGCACATGCTTAAGGAGATCAGATGTTGTTTTAGTCTCGATTAAAAATGATGCTAGTCAATATGTTTAATGAGTGAATCACAATAAGAATAATAACATGATCATAAATTTATATCCATTACTGGATAGAGTATAATTCATACAAGTACTCTGTACTCCATAAGTTTTCTTTCTATTTGTACTACTATACCAATAATTTTTCAccagaaataaaaacaattaaatactATATCAGCAGCTGAAACCTCCCCTACATAAGAACGGGACCTCAACAATGGTGGCTTTTCATTAATCATATGGCATTGCATCGGGCAATTAATCGGCATTGAATACGAAAACTCATTGTACTACATGAAGTCCACGTGATTTAACATTAATAATCAAAGATGATTTGATTTAGTACTTCAACAAACcacattggttaaaaacaaaatcCGAAACTGCATCTTATTTGGTCCATTAACAAAACTTCTTTTTGCTAGACAGTTTCTTCTAAATATTCGGACTATCCTAATTAAATTTAAGGTTTTGTTAACCAACGCTccatatatttttaaagattctaaaataagaaattatcaataagaaaatcaaatattttaatttttaatgcattgattatacaaatttttataaatagttacaatttaaaagttttaaagaGTGTCCTAAAAACattcgttaacatttctcttagcGTTTTTTTGGATGGAGAATTTAGGAGGGGACGACTtacttttctattttaaattacatacattataaaatgatttttagaaaattgaattaacaacatCATACATGATCATATGATACTTCAAAAAcactttactttatttttaaaagaatattttacaTTCTTTTTCAAACACACCTTTAAATTTAAGGTAATAGTAAAAATGTCCTCCTAAACGCACAAGACTAGATCCTTCTCTAGTGATTGAAGGGTCCAGTAAAATCctaatcattaaattaaatgttaaaatCAAGAGAGATAAGATGTTTGATGACTTAGATTTTTTATGGGAGAAAACTGAAGAAGTTTTCATGACACTTTGTTAATGAATCTACAAGAGAAAGTTTAATATTGAAAATAGTagtagtaataatttttttgacttttaaaaaatttgactacataattttcaataaatattgcTTAGGTTCTTTAACAAGAGGAATTTGGTAGTATCTAAACTAATTTGAactaaaaaaagttttatattgaACCTAGCTACAAGCATTTGCTGAAGGGAACATTGTTGATTTTATACAAGTTTGaaacaattaataaaagaaatcaaGTTATTAACTAGTATCAATATATTGCATCATCTTCACTTCACAAAAATAAGTTTgtgaagaatatatatatacatgagaTTAGCAAGAACGACTCTTCTTTGAAGGAAGATTGGCAAGAACTTGAGAATAAGAACCTACACTAATGtataattatgttttaaaatttaagatgaTCAATATAGTATaggtattttaatattataatcaTCAAGAGATTAGTATATATATGAGGAAACTTTTTAGATTGAGACAACACAAATGTCACGTCGAAAAACAATGGGGCACTATGTCATTCGTTTTGTGGATATTCATTCACTCAAGAGAAAGAGTTGACCATGAAAGATTTTCATCAATTTGCAACTTCTTAACACTTTTTAAATTGAAGTTTTAATTCCCGGCCAATTCCCAAGTGGACCTTTATATATAGGGAGTAGAAAAagtattgtttttaaaaataccaATTCTAATCGTGCCGGCTTCATAACATTCCTGCTAATAGACATGCTGTTAAGtgttataaaagaaattaaggTAGACACGATATATACAAtgaaaacactaaaaataataggTGGTTTTATATGTTTCATGCTATTCATGTACTCCATGTTTAAGATATAATAATTTTACGcctttaatataaataatattttcactTTGAAAAATTCTTTGGTACTATAAGAAAAGATGCGtaccttatttaaaaaaagaaagaaagatgcgTACCCACATCCACAAGACATAATTCATACAAAACttgcttataaattaaaaagttgtgtagcttatctgattttttttcctttgcccttgttaaacaaatttgaatctTATTCCAAAAGTTAGTTTAAAAGATGAAAGTATTCAAACATATTTACACACTAAACAGTCCAAGAACCTGAGCAATACGGAACTAAAAGCAAACTACAAACAACTTCAACACTCACGCTCTCATCCCCAAAATTAACTCCAAGGATGAAAATACTCTAACAAATTGGTGCGGAACCAACTTATAAAGTCTTTTTGAACACAAGGTAACCCTAGTTTACAAGTGCACGTATCTAAGAGTTGCAAATGAACTAAAAGAAGTTCAAATGGAACTATGCAAATTTTCTGTTGGATTCTATATAACTTCTGAATTGTCACTGTCACGTTTAGATCTTCATTCAAGTAACACCAAATTTGCatcaaaagagaaagaagaagacaATGACGGGATCCAATTTGTCTTCGAAGCTGGCCATTATAATCTGGCAATTTCTATTGTACACTCAATAGTACACCCATATgttaaatgaatagtttaatgagttattttttttagaaaaaatatattttctattggttacaattataataattatattttatttctcaaaagtgtcggcaaatcaaaattcaattttttttttaatttttaatacccataataatgaatattgattatttttttggataaaatgttaaaaaattagtattattcTTATACTGGATGAAATgacgtttttttttataaaataatattttctaaaatataaaagttgataaatatctctttattacataaaaatgattgataacttattgatttatgaaataggtGTACTGATACACTTTAATTTAAGGATGTACCATAGAAACTCCCTTATAATTTTACTAGGAAGGAgggaaaaagaaacaataaatcaTAGTCATCACATATGTTTTCCCGTCAAATAacttaatgattaaaaaattaaatgaacccGACCACCACATATTTCAATGAACTGTCCTTTCTAATTGAATTATACTCGGGGAGACCGTAAACgagatattataaaaaattaatcaagtTCATAAAATGTCTTATCAATCAATACATCCAAGGGTTGATGTAGATAGTCATTAGCACGGGCTCCGGCCAGAACACTTTCTTTCTCCTAATTTATGATTCTTCACAATCACCAAACAAGGTACAAAATTAAAGCTACATGtttttttggtgaagaaatTAAAGCAACATATGATCATGTCACAAACAGTACCTAAAAATCTTTTTCCGGTAATAAAgccattttttcttcctttcttttttaatatttaaatcatTGGATTTTTAAATCATAGTATTATTAACTGGCATAACAGATTAAAAAACACACTACCTAGTTTCTGCCTAAATATTAGTACTTTCTCATATGATATGATACACATTAAAGTTGACATTATTATAACTATATTACTATAAGGCAAGAAGAAtcgttaaatatttaaaaaggtAAGGAAGAGATAGGAGGAGAGTCCCAAGTTAAATAGAAATGATATTGTAATAGTCTTGTCAGAAAACAAGGTTCTCTTCCCTCCCTCCTCTCATTGATTTTCCTTCTCTTCCtctgccttttttttttctttcacaaagGCAAATACTTGAAATGAAATCATTCTCAAGGTTTCCAAACTATTCTATGACTGCGATTTGAACTGCGACATCAAAGTTTTTTATTCCTCTAATGTTTCTATCACGACTACTTGATCGCAATTGAGGCCGATTAAACCCTATTACGCGTGCGATTCTAAACATTATTGTTAATCGCAACGCAACCACGGTTTAAAACCCTGCATATCATTTTCATCTCGaacatatttataaattatagttCTTGTGAgaatttttaacttttctttGCACAATTTTTAACTGCAAAATGAATGTATCAAACATTATTTCTTGTTTCAGTGAAAATGCAGTGAATGTGTCACATTCCTCATCATGTTCTAGCTATTCAAACAAATCTTGTATATCTCAAAATCTCACACCTTCAACACAAAATTCAGTTACATCAATCTACAAAACAATCCTCTCCAACAAAAAGCAGATTTTGATCACAGTTACTTGGTGTAAAAGCTACTCAAATCAAGGACTCACAATAATCTTCAATGAAGAAGATCCACTAGCTGCAAGAACATTCAGACTCAACACAAATTCAAGAtttttcagaaagaaaaaaggaagcaAATTGGTGGAAGTTGAGCATTTTCATGATTCAAAAGTTGAAGTTTTTTGGGATCTTTCAAATGCAAGATATGAAACTGGTTCTGAACCTGTTGATGGATTTTATGTTGCAATTTTAGTTGATTCAGAAATTGGTCTTATTTTAGGTGacataaatgaagaaaatttaCCAAAGAAGCTTAAAAAAAGGACCCTTATGGATAAAGTTTCACTTTTTTCAAGAAGTGAATATTTTTCAGGTAACACACTTTATTACACAACTAAGGCTAAGTTTTGTGAGAGTGGAATTATGCatgatattttgattaaatGCAGTGGTGAAAATGAAGGGTTTAAATCACCTGTTCTGAATGTTTGTATTGATAAGAAGATTGTAATTTGTGTGAAGAGGTTGAAGTGGAATTTTAGGGGTaatcaaacaatttttgttGATGGGTTGTTGGTGGATTTGCTTTGGGATGTTCATAGTTGGTTTTTTAAACCTGTTTCTGGGTTTGCAGTGTTTATGTTTAGGACTAGGAGTGGTTTGGATAGTAGATTGTGGTTAGAGGAGAATTTGGTAGTGAAAGATAAAGATAGGGTTGAATTTTCTTTGTTGATCTATGCCTGTAAAACTACATAATGAAAGTTCATTGTTTATCTTGGATTTTTTTACCCTTCTTTTGTCTCTTCAttattatttctcttcttttttacCTTTCTCCTTGGAATGATTTTACTTATTAACTCTTTCCTTTGTTTAAGTGACCGTAATTAGAATATTTGACTTCGATTAGACACCTTAAGGCATCTCTAAGCTTAGATTACTTATGTCTACTATGAATTTAATCGTTGATTTGACAATAGGACAATCAGTGTTTTTGCACGGAGTTGTGATGCGACgacttcaaaattaaactcttgtTTTATCAAAACTCCTAACATCATCTTACTACCAATCTAAAAATgcactaaattaattttatttatttagttttcatatttatttcttttttaaagcaaattattatatttatttcttgTGAGAAAGTTTTGGATTAAGACGTGAATATGAGTGAAGATTTGGTAAAAGGGAAAGAAAGATTGTGGTTGGAGTAGTTGAATTGCTTTTGACCTTTACAGAAGAATAAAGTTGAGAATCTAACTAATGAGCAAATATCTTGACCACATTATTCTTCTTTGCTCTTTTCAACTTTGTTTGTAGCTGTTAATGTAAAGTTGCTAAAAATGACTGTATACGAGATAAGAAACCACTAAACAATTATTGGTGGTTGGTACTCCAAAACAGTGTAGGGGCCTTCTGGCTAAATTATACATTTTCACCattatttttatccattttcaCCAAGATTTATCAGTCCAAAATATACTCAAATAACATCTCTAAGATTACTCAAAAACTGAAATAAATACTTAAAACCTATAAAACTTACATAAGATGAAGAGTCATCAAGGTCATTTTTAGATGCATGATTTTGGACTTGTTAGTTATCAATTGTCACCAAGGGCAGAATGCCTTGCCGGCAATGCTGAGAATCCATACGTGCCTCGTAATTATCAAGAGATCCATACCTGAAGTGATTAGGGGTTCGATTCCTGAGAGCGAAAGTTTCAAAAAGTTCTTTTAAACCACATAGCAATTCTTTTTCAAGAATGATAAGGTTGAGATAAGTAGTGTTTTATTTAAGCTCATTTCAATGAATTTATAAAGGTAAATGAAACATAAGGGAGTACTTATAGAAATGTCTAATCTCGCATCAAAACTCAAGACATTGAAGTTAGAGTTTCATGAAGAATTGATTGTGCACTTGGCTTTGATTTCTCTCCCGACACATTTTGGGTAATTCAAAATGAACTACAATACTTAGCCGGAATAGTGTTCCGTCAACGATGAACTTGTATCTCACCATGTGCAAGAGGAAGAGAGGGTGCAGAAGGATAGGATTGAAGTGTTCACTTGACTACTATCtctcaaaataaaagcaaatagATTGCGTAAAACTCTTATCAAAACAAGAAGGTAAATAAACTACGGACAAAATCCATATTTTTTTCTGTAAGAAAACAAGATAcgtgaagaaaaatattacatgTATCATGTTTCTTGCATAAGAAAGAATTGAATTCTTTTGGTTGTTCCTTTACCTTCTTGTTTTGAGAATAATTTctcatatatcttttttttagagCTACTAGCTAAGTGAACACTTTCATTGATGGACTACTTGTCCTTCTGAGTATTATAGCCCACTTTGAATGTCCAAAGTGTGCATGTGGTGAATCAAAGACAAGTGCACAATCAAATCTCCCGGATGCTATAACTTCAATGCCTCGAGAGTTGACACAAGATTAGACATTTCCATGATATAGACCCTTATCTTCCCTTTCCCTTAATAATTCATTGAAATGAACATCAACAAAGCACTAGTTGTCTTGTCTCAACCTTAtcatttttggtaaataaatcTCTCTATAGTTTCAAGGAACTTCTTAGCACTTTCATTCTTAGTAATCCATCCCATAATCACTTCAAGTATAAGTATGTACGGACGTCTCACGTCTTGATAATCACTTCAAGTATTGCTCCCACTTTTCAATTTTAGCTTCATTTGGGTTCTCAATCTCTGCCAACTCCTTTGATGACTTGAAGTTTATCTCATTCAACAAAGGGGCAATGTTAATTTGAGCATCAAAGTTGGCAGCTGTAGCAGCAACAACTAAAAgaagagaacaaaaacatacaaTAACATTAGTAACTAGGCACGTTGACAAATAACCATAGAGACATGCACAATAATTTGTATCTGCATAGtttggcttcttcaaaaaataaattatatatgtaaaTTAAATAAGACTCAAACAAGATTTGAGTGCATCATTATCTTTGATTGAatgaaccaattttttttttaatcatattgaATGAACCAATTACTTCAAGAAATACTCTCAACAGGGGCACATGGCACGAGGTTTGAACTTTTATTTAAGCTTTTTCTCACACTGCTCTGAGAAATTTGGTAAACTAAACTAGAAAacttttagaaaattaaagattaATAGTTGAGTGTCTTTGTGTGAGATTCATGAAAATATTTAAGTCTTTTGTTCATGGGAAGAGATTGTGATATAGGTAGAAACTAGGAAGTCATTGAAAAACTTTTAGaagttaatttcttgtaacctcttTTGTATCTATCTCTAAGGATCAATGAGATCTCTCGTGTCCATGTGTAGGTCATTGCAAAGGCGATATGGAAAATCAAATCTTAGTGTGTTTATTTTATACtctttttatctttgttttgcTTAGTTACTAGGTATGTTGTTGTTTCTTGTGACTATTTTTGAATTTGGTTGCTATTGGCTTTTGCTTCAcacatcaaagttttttttttttttttgtgtgatttgAGTCTGAATTCACAACATAATgcttataattaataatttattaattttgagaATACCATAACAACATAGGTTAgatttgaaaaatttgtttacaCCCTCCAAAATCTTcctttaatacaattttttagagagaaattcttgtgtaggaacgaacctaaccaacgacgtgtcatgttttaatttgttgtttgtaaggaTGATATGTTAGGTTCGTtcctacacaagaatttctcttttttagatactcataataaaaaaaaatttatattatgaagaaaagtaaaCTCCTCAAACCCTCCTCACAGAAATTCTCAAATCTATTTGCTTAcccattccttttttttttcttttcccaaAGTCATTCCCTCCAAAGTTCTAATTTTCCCTTGTATCTTTATGGATCCAATTTCTCTTTTATTCAACAAGCACATTATACGGAATATATTTCCTCACATGAATAGAATCAAACTATTTGTTTTACCAAAATCAAATCAAGCTAATTTGGATTCACATATTTGAATGATTATGTTGTAGAAGAAGGCCGTTGCTATGAAATAGGAGGCTCgactctttttttaaaataggtaccagtaaaataaaaacgcaattttttttttgtagctaaacttcattaaaaaatcagaTTCACAagaacttctaaacatgaaacaaaataaaataaaattaagtgaaagagaggtAAAATTTACGTAACGGCGTCGTTTGGAATGTCACTCATACGTCGTGGGAAAAGggaaaacgaatggtttatgcaaaaaagaaatgattgttgtggttctttcaatgaaatagcttTTTAAATTaactgattaagtgattatacaaattgatggtggtttgatagcatcaaatttttgtctaaaaagtagaactagagtctagaaaaaacTTATACGCGtaccaaagaaagaaaaagaagtaacatgtaattttttaatttaagtggGGGTGGGTATCATACTTATTTTTTATAGGCCCAATTTAGTTGAGCTCCTTGTGCTCCCCAAGATCCGGCCCCGAGAAGAaccatctttcaaaaaaaatgttgtagaAGAACCAAATGTGACATGGAAGACAAgcaatttatcattaaaatagaCTTTATTTAATGTCACTATTTGTCCATCCCTTCTCAATACAGAAGAGACTAGAAAAATAGATGGCATGTTTGGGCTGTGGATTTCAAATttgtattttggattttttttcatcttcaaaatatcaaaatctaTATTGAAATTTAAATCGTCCAATTTTGATCGAATATCCACTAATAAAGGAACTAGTGTAATTACAGAATTTTGACtgctcaaaatcaaaatcccttttccaaagaaataaaataattcaaatccCTGAATTGCTAAACATAAAGTTGAAATCCATAGATTTTCCATGTTGGCAGCATGGTTGGTTCATTACCTTTTCCTTCCACTGTGAAAAGGTGATATGATACTCGTTTTATGTGAATCTGTGTGCTTATACTTAGAGACATGCAAGtacttaataattttttttgcttttcatcATGCTAATGCATGTTTCAGTTCCACACTCATCTCTCTATCTTCCCCGTTAAAGTAGCTTTTCTGTCTTAGCACTTTTAGGCAAGCAGGTAATAATGTTTTATTCTCTCGAAGTTAATAAAGGACATGACCAAAAGCTGTTTATTGTCTCTCAGAATCATTCTCTTGATCGATATAATAAGGTTGTACTTGTACCACCGGAACCATTGTTAAGGATtctaaattatgaaaatataaattttcatacAAATTTACCACTTAAAATCCTTAAGTGAAGTATGTCGTTGTTGTCTTAGAATTAGGGTATGTTTCATCGGTTGTCTCTAGTGGATCGATATTTGAAAATTGGCCAAAACACTAGCAACGACCAACACCACCTTGCAAAAATAGAAGTTCACAATGACTGATCACGGTAACCTAATTGGTGTCGGTTTgacaaaaacattgaaaaacaagcagaagtaacaaaaaaatagtaacGATCTCTCAAAATCATATCCATTGATTAGAAGGCAAACCCTTATCTTTTACCATACAAATATCACAGTACAAATTCAAATAGTAACAAACAATCATACAACTAAACTACAAACAGAAGGCACAAACAAGCAATCACATTCACACACTTAACATGTTTCAACTTTTaataatgaattatttattgttgaaatATCTTCATTCTTCATGATTATGCTGCTTCCTTTACTGGCTTAACAAGGTTTGATGGGAAATCAAGCAGCACAATCTTTTCAATAGCTGTTGAAAACTTTTCAGAGAACTCAACATGACTTGGATGGCTCTGAAATGCAGCAAAATCTTCTTTCTTGTTGAATGTCATCAAGAAGGCATGAGTGAAACCTTGTCTCAACACATCTAGGCTTTCAATATCCTGTCCCCTGTATAAGAAGACATACATGATTAAAAAGCTTATGATATGAATCATATGATAGTACTAAGTAGGGTTTTGTGCAAAGATTTTTTACAATGCCAAATAATCATAATCGTCACATCGTTAAAAACCGATCACTTAACTAGtaattctatatatgattagTTGTGATTTGGTGACGGTATACACTTATTTATATCGACGGTATATCAAACTTAAACTCTAGAAAAGAAATCCACAATTATGAGTCTACGACCGTGATATGT
Proteins encoded in this window:
- the LOC25487523 gene encoding uncharacterized protein; amino-acid sequence: MILHNHQTSENAVNVSHSSSCSSYSNKSCISQNLTPSTQNSVTSIYKTILSNKKQILITVTWCKSYSNQGLTIIFNEEDPLAARTFRLNTNSRFFRKKKGSKLVEVEHFHDSKVEVFWDLSNARYETGSEPVDGFYVAILVDSEIGLILGDINEENLPKKLKKRTLMDKVSLFSRSEYFSGNTLYYTTKAKFCESGIMHDILIKCSGENEGFKSPVLNVCIDKKIVICVKRLKWNFRGNQTIFVDGLLVDLLWDVHSWFFKPVSGFAVFMFRTRSGLDSRLWLEENLVVKDKDRVEFSLLIYACKTT
- the LOC25487524 gene encoding stress-response A/B barrel domain-containing protein At5g22580, with protein sequence MVVMEEFKHFVIVKFKEGVVVEELTKGMEKLVSEIDLVKSFEWGQDIESLDVLRQGFTHAFLMTFNKKEDFAAFQSHPSHVEFSEKFSTAIEKIVLLDFPSNLVKPVKEAA